A single Blastococcus colisei DNA region contains:
- a CDS encoding hydroxymethylglutaryl-CoA lyase — protein sequence MIEFDLVLPTAVDIREVGMRDGLQLEAPLPLDAKLAMLDALVATGVRRIEATSFVSPRAVPALADADQVAAELSRWGDVHWSALVANARGAVRAVDAGVAHLEYVVSASDGHSRANAGRPTAAAVGAVGEIAGLAHGAGGSLEVIIATAWDCPFDGRTPIPRTVDVARAAVTAGADQLCLGDTIGTTTPLRVVQLLDAVRRACPGVPVGVHFHDTRGTGQANALAAIQAGVTQLDSSVGGLGGCPFAPGASGNIATEELVYLLEESGVRTGLDLEAVLAAARITEDAVGHELPSSLYRAGGRSVPRPAPDAS from the coding sequence CTTGTGCTGCCCACGGCGGTCGACATCCGCGAGGTGGGCATGCGCGACGGTCTCCAGCTGGAGGCGCCCCTCCCCCTCGACGCCAAGCTCGCGATGCTCGACGCCCTGGTCGCCACGGGCGTCCGGCGGATCGAGGCCACGTCGTTCGTCTCCCCCAGGGCAGTTCCCGCCCTCGCCGACGCCGACCAGGTGGCCGCAGAGCTCTCCCGCTGGGGCGACGTGCACTGGTCGGCGCTGGTCGCCAACGCGCGCGGGGCGGTACGGGCGGTCGACGCCGGGGTGGCCCACCTCGAGTACGTCGTCTCGGCGTCGGACGGGCACAGCCGCGCCAACGCCGGCCGCCCCACGGCCGCCGCGGTGGGCGCGGTGGGCGAGATCGCCGGCCTCGCGCACGGTGCCGGCGGGTCGCTCGAGGTCATCATCGCCACCGCCTGGGACTGCCCCTTCGACGGACGGACGCCGATCCCGCGCACGGTGGACGTCGCCCGGGCCGCCGTCACGGCCGGTGCGGACCAGCTGTGCCTGGGCGACACCATCGGCACGACCACCCCGCTGCGCGTCGTCCAGCTGCTCGACGCCGTCCGGCGCGCCTGCCCCGGCGTGCCCGTCGGTGTGCACTTCCACGACACCCGCGGCACGGGGCAGGCGAACGCGCTCGCCGCGATCCAGGCCGGCGTGACCCAGCTGGACTCCTCCGTCGGCGGGCTCGGCGGCTGCCCGTTCGCGCCCGGTGCCAGCGGCAACATCGCCACCGAGGAGCTGGTCTACCTCCTCGAGGAGTCCGGCGTGCGCACGGGGCTGGACCTCGAGGCCGTCCTCGCCGCCGCCCGCATCACCGAGGACGCCGTCGGGCACGAGCTGCCCAGCTCCCTCTACCGCGCCGGCGGCCGCTCGGTCCCCCGGCCGGCGCCGGACGCCTCCTGA
- a CDS encoding flavin reductase family protein — MDQVAPDGAPQIVDPRLMREVLGHFPSGVTVLTADTADGPIGFTCQSFSSLSLDPPLIAFAPARTSRTWPQLREIGRFCVNVLAEGQDAVSQNFARSGTDKFDGVPWTASPHGSPVLDDVVAWIDGELWAEYDGGDHTIVVARVLDLGSHPDRRPLLFHRGSYGLLHRDDA, encoded by the coding sequence ATGGACCAGGTGGCACCGGACGGCGCCCCTCAGATCGTCGACCCGCGCCTGATGCGCGAGGTGCTCGGCCACTTCCCCTCCGGCGTCACGGTGCTGACCGCGGACACCGCAGACGGCCCGATCGGCTTCACCTGCCAGTCGTTCAGCTCGCTGTCGCTCGACCCGCCGCTGATCGCCTTCGCACCGGCGCGGACGTCACGGACCTGGCCGCAGCTGCGCGAGATCGGCCGGTTCTGCGTCAACGTCCTCGCCGAGGGGCAGGACGCCGTCTCGCAGAACTTCGCCCGCTCCGGGACCGACAAGTTCGACGGCGTCCCGTGGACCGCATCGCCGCACGGCTCGCCGGTGCTGGACGACGTCGTGGCCTGGATCGACGGCGAGCTCTGGGCGGAGTACGACGGCGGCGACCACACGATCGTCGTCGCCCGGGTTCTGGACCTCGGCTCGCATCCCGACCGGCGTCCCCTGCTGTTCCACCGCGGCTCCTACGGCCTGCTGCACCGCGACGACGCCTGA
- a CDS encoding SpoIIE family protein phosphatase has translation MASVPSERDRSGTPLAPEADLGQQVGIVTAASAAVADSGKAAHAGLPGVLADVPVAVLVIDREAGSVVYANTAAVHLAGDVGLPVDIDTWGAAAGLTDLAGRPLATSSGPLSTVAQGRPVTGEAVRLAPGTSTEPGRAGAADAGGLGDQLLWVTGFPLSRAGSDQQLSLVVFLHLDPPEQSGDPDAYLQALRERAVIATDITFTITDPRQPDDPLVWVNPSFTRVTGYEADEVIGRNCRFLQGPATAADAVATIRAGLEARETVTTTLLNYRKDGTAFWNQLSVSPVFDGDGDLVSFVGVQTDVTERVRVEREREAAFAAEQAARQEAELARSVAEQAQTDAEHAQAAAERAQGRLALMAEATSTLIATLDMSELLDRLTGLCVPRLADWAYVTVLDEYGEIHDAVARHRHGREADLREFTAQHVMHLPAMSPSRRSISTSQPVLLAEVTPEILEEAVTSPTAREAFHRLGGSSVLTVPMLARRRTLGAIALVRTSADRAFTRDDVEILEDLAGRAALAIDNVRLYQREHAVADTLQRSLLPVLPEVPGIVASAHYVSASSVADVGGDFYDLLHLPDDSVGMVVGDVVGHDVAAAAAMGHLRGLLRACIWDAEDADPGRMLARVDRLVQGLGVASLATMVYARAVRPETAGAPWRLHLASAGHPPALLRSPGGDVRVLEEITGMLVGVDAEAHRSTVVLDVPAGSTLIAYTDGLIERPGEDMDQGIHELRERIAAAPVGAGPRELCDAAVSAALDHRDDVALLAVRFG, from the coding sequence ATGGCCTCCGTGCCGTCCGAGCGTGACCGTTCCGGGACTCCCCTCGCACCCGAGGCAGACCTCGGGCAGCAGGTGGGCATCGTCACCGCCGCCAGCGCCGCCGTCGCCGATTCCGGGAAGGCGGCGCACGCCGGCCTTCCCGGCGTCCTGGCCGACGTGCCGGTCGCCGTGCTGGTCATCGACCGGGAGGCCGGCTCCGTCGTCTACGCCAACACCGCGGCGGTGCACCTGGCCGGCGACGTCGGGCTGCCCGTGGACATCGACACCTGGGGCGCGGCGGCGGGTCTGACCGACCTGGCCGGCCGGCCGCTGGCGACCAGCAGCGGGCCGCTGTCGACGGTGGCCCAGGGGCGCCCGGTCACCGGCGAGGCCGTGCGGCTGGCGCCCGGGACGAGCACCGAGCCCGGACGTGCGGGGGCCGCGGACGCCGGCGGCCTCGGTGACCAGCTGCTCTGGGTGACCGGTTTCCCGCTGTCCCGGGCCGGGAGCGACCAGCAGCTCTCCCTCGTGGTCTTCCTGCACCTGGACCCGCCGGAGCAGAGCGGCGACCCGGACGCCTACCTGCAGGCGCTGCGGGAGCGGGCGGTGATCGCCACCGACATCACCTTCACCATCACCGACCCCCGCCAGCCGGACGACCCGCTCGTCTGGGTCAACCCGTCGTTCACGCGGGTCACCGGCTACGAGGCCGACGAGGTCATCGGGCGCAACTGCCGGTTCCTCCAGGGGCCGGCCACCGCCGCCGACGCGGTGGCGACGATCAGGGCGGGGCTCGAGGCGCGCGAGACGGTCACCACGACGCTGCTGAACTACCGCAAGGACGGCACCGCGTTCTGGAACCAGCTGTCGGTCAGCCCGGTGTTCGACGGGGACGGCGACCTGGTCAGCTTCGTGGGCGTGCAGACCGACGTCACCGAGCGCGTGCGGGTGGAGCGGGAGCGGGAGGCGGCGTTCGCGGCCGAGCAGGCCGCGCGGCAGGAGGCCGAGCTCGCCCGCTCGGTGGCGGAGCAGGCGCAGACGGATGCCGAGCACGCCCAGGCAGCGGCGGAGCGCGCCCAGGGCCGGCTGGCGCTCATGGCCGAGGCCACCAGCACGCTGATCGCCACGCTCGACATGTCCGAGCTCCTGGACCGGCTGACCGGCCTGTGCGTGCCCCGGCTCGCCGACTGGGCCTACGTCACGGTGCTCGACGAGTACGGCGAGATCCACGACGCCGTCGCCCGCCACCGCCACGGCCGGGAGGCGGATCTGCGGGAGTTCACCGCCCAGCACGTGATGCACCTGCCGGCCATGTCGCCCAGCCGCCGGAGCATCTCGACGTCACAACCGGTGCTGCTGGCGGAGGTGACGCCGGAGATCCTCGAGGAGGCCGTCACGTCCCCGACCGCGCGGGAGGCCTTCCACCGGCTGGGCGGCAGCTCGGTGCTGACCGTTCCCATGCTCGCCCGCCGCCGGACGCTCGGCGCCATCGCTCTGGTCCGGACGTCCGCCGACCGTGCCTTCACCCGCGACGACGTCGAGATCCTCGAGGACCTCGCCGGGCGGGCCGCCCTGGCGATCGACAACGTGCGGCTCTACCAGCGGGAGCACGCGGTGGCCGATACCCTGCAGCGCTCCCTGCTGCCGGTCCTGCCCGAGGTGCCGGGCATCGTGGCCTCCGCCCACTACGTCAGTGCCTCGTCGGTGGCCGACGTGGGCGGCGACTTCTACGACCTGCTGCACCTGCCCGACGACTCCGTCGGCATGGTGGTGGGGGACGTGGTCGGTCACGACGTGGCCGCCGCCGCGGCGATGGGGCACCTGCGCGGGCTCCTGCGGGCCTGCATCTGGGACGCCGAGGACGCCGACCCGGGGCGGATGCTGGCGCGCGTGGACCGGCTGGTCCAGGGTCTGGGGGTCGCCTCGCTCGCCACCATGGTCTACGCCCGCGCGGTCCGGCCCGAGACGGCGGGAGCGCCGTGGCGGCTGCACCTGGCCAGCGCCGGCCATCCCCCGGCGCTGCTGCGGTCACCCGGCGGCGACGTACGGGTGCTCGAGGAGATCACCGGGATGCTGGTCGGCGTGGACGCGGAGGCCCACCGTTCGACCGTCGTCCTCGACGTCCCTGCCGGTTCGACGCTCATCGCCTACACCGACGGGCTCATCGAGCGCCCGGGCGAGGACATGGACCAGGGCATCCACGAGCTGCGCGAGCGGATCGCCGCGGCACCGGTCGGCGCGGGGCCGCGGGAGCTCTGCGACGCCGCGGTCAGCGCGGCCCTGGACCACCGGGACGACGTCGCGCTGCTCGCCGTCCGCTTCGGCTAG